Proteins from a single region of Desulfobacter postgatei 2ac9:
- a CDS encoding sensor histidine kinase codes for MQILNPSRWYLHPVFIFACSIFALATFLVLTVSLYMEIRSALEIVMLKFNIEPQAIFPSKTGMTILVLSLLIFVVLAGIFLAFIYYQKTVNLFRLQHNFIYNFTHELKTPVTSLRLYLETFIRHPLDPEDVKKYSADMLKDIDRLTENIDRILNLARIESQNFGSKVTRENLVVFLKTFCRKNASLFRGLDVRIKNPSGGRFEYPVNAFLLDILLTNIFSNAIRYNESRTPCLTILFKSYLQKVTIDFIDNGIGVNKEDAKKIFRKFYQGDRNNNQTNTGSGLGLYLVSSIAAIHGWRASVSSEGKGKGAKFTITIPRASIASVRDKELWKRLKKNVF; via the coding sequence ATGCAGATTCTGAACCCTTCCCGGTGGTATCTTCACCCGGTGTTTATTTTTGCCTGTTCCATTTTTGCCCTTGCCACATTTCTGGTCCTGACGGTCAGCCTTTACATGGAGATCCGTTCTGCCCTCGAGATTGTGATGCTCAAGTTCAACATTGAGCCCCAGGCTATTTTCCCTTCCAAAACAGGGATGACAATACTTGTCTTAAGCCTTTTGATTTTCGTGGTTCTGGCCGGCATTTTTTTAGCGTTTATATATTATCAGAAAACCGTGAACCTGTTCCGGCTCCAGCACAATTTTATCTATAATTTCACCCATGAACTGAAAACGCCTGTCACTTCTCTCCGACTTTATCTTGAAACCTTTATCCGCCACCCCCTGGATCCCGAAGATGTAAAAAAATACAGTGCGGATATGCTCAAGGATATTGACCGGCTTACGGAAAACATAGACAGGATCCTTAACCTGGCACGCATAGAGAGCCAGAATTTTGGATCAAAAGTGACTCGGGAAAACCTTGTGGTGTTTTTAAAGACGTTTTGCCGGAAAAATGCGTCTCTCTTCAGGGGTCTTGATGTAAGGATTAAAAATCCGTCAGGGGGCAGATTTGAATACCCTGTAAACGCCTTTTTATTGGATATTCTACTGACCAATATTTTTTCAAATGCCATCCGATACAATGAAAGCCGTACACCCTGTCTGACCATTTTGTTTAAAAGTTACTTGCAGAAAGTGACCATAGATTTTATTGATAATGGTATAGGTGTGAATAAAGAGGATGCAAAAAAAATTTTCCGAAAATTTTACCAGGGGGACAGGAACAATAACCAGACCAATACAGGGTCGGGTCTCGGGTTGTATCTTGTATCAAGTATTGCTGCAATTCATGGTTGGCGGGCCTCGGTTTCCAGTGAAGGTAAAGGAAAAGGCGCAAAATTTACCATTACCATCCCCCGGGCAAGCATTGCCAGCGTCAGAGATAAAGAGTTATGGAAACGGTTGAAAAAAAACGTGTTTTGA
- a CDS encoding cytochrome c3 family protein, which produces MTSQRDLKIAVWIMIVLLVTGIVCYASFCPPVPKNPVRLMFQNKAGKVLFTHLMHTDNYSLDCLDCHHNIEDDETYNCSECHGETGDESMPSRADAFHAQCKGCHEDYGAGPVECNACHAQ; this is translated from the coding sequence ATGACATCACAACGAGACCTGAAAATAGCTGTATGGATCATGATCGTTCTTTTGGTCACAGGGATTGTCTGTTACGCGTCCTTTTGCCCTCCTGTTCCGAAAAATCCAGTCAGACTGATGTTTCAGAACAAAGCCGGCAAAGTTTTATTCACACACCTCATGCACACAGATAACTATTCTTTAGATTGTCTGGACTGCCACCACAACATTGAAGATGACGAGACCTACAACTGCAGTGAGTGCCATGGGGAAACAGGTGATGAAAGCATGCCGTCCAGGGCTGACGCATTCCACGCCCAGTGCAAGGGGTGCCATGAAGATTATGGTGCGGGTCCGGTAGAATGTAATGCATGTCACGCACAATAA
- a CDS encoding FAD-dependent oxidoreductase, producing the protein MIPAILLMLGIGATCGIVLSLSSKIFYVYEDPRIAQVENNLAGANCGGCGYAGCSAAAAAIVSGKEPPTLCIVNSKEGVEAVSRIMGVDAGAAEARLSYNMCEGGNRAADKYHYMGVSSCKAMAAIFGGHRVCTVGCIGLGDCIKACQFGALYMGPNGYPVVDDAKCVGCGACQKACPKNIIQVKTLSEKLMEFNQEQGALAPCSQTCPAEINIPKYISEIKAGKYAEAVQTIRMRNPLLLSCGRVCPHPCEDMCRRGIEDEPVSINQLKRFVADYEMNSGSRIPITCAPDTGKKVAVIGGGPAGLSCAYFLRRLGHQVDIFDAMPKLGGIIRYGIPEYRLPKKVLDWEIQGILDLGIKAFTQVKFGVDFGLSSLVASGYNAIFMGIGAWKDYALGIEGEDLDGCYKGIEWLSRFSSGQEMKIGKTAAIVGGGNSAIDCVRTLKRLGLEKVYIVYRRTRKEMPANAVEIHAAEEEGIDFVFLAAPTRVIGDENGKVKGLEYLKMELGEPDKSGRRRPVPVEGSETVLDVDMVISAISQAPDPSFKDTDPTPKIKDLELTRWNTIDNNPETLQTSIPYIFTGGDSATGPSLVVTAIGGGRRAARAIDLFLKGKPVEPVENSLLGKRIPESIFKKVDGITPSKRAKMPEIPVSQRLDSMIEVDLVLPEEQALAEANRCLNCCRICYNPDTEFPIAK; encoded by the coding sequence ATGATTCCAGCTATACTGCTAATGCTGGGCATTGGCGCAACATGCGGCATCGTGCTCAGTCTTTCTTCAAAAATCTTTTATGTGTATGAAGATCCCAGAATCGCACAGGTAGAAAACAATCTTGCAGGTGCCAACTGTGGCGGTTGCGGGTACGCGGGCTGTTCTGCAGCTGCAGCAGCAATCGTATCTGGTAAAGAACCCCCGACCCTTTGTATTGTCAATTCAAAGGAAGGCGTTGAAGCGGTTTCCCGAATTATGGGCGTTGATGCGGGCGCGGCCGAAGCTCGGTTATCCTACAATATGTGTGAGGGCGGCAATCGGGCCGCTGATAAATACCACTATATGGGTGTTTCATCATGCAAAGCCATGGCTGCCATATTTGGCGGACACAGAGTTTGTACGGTTGGCTGCATCGGTCTTGGAGACTGTATCAAGGCCTGTCAGTTTGGTGCGCTTTACATGGGACCAAACGGATATCCTGTGGTTGATGACGCCAAATGCGTTGGTTGCGGTGCCTGCCAGAAGGCCTGCCCCAAAAATATTATTCAAGTCAAGACCCTGAGCGAAAAACTAATGGAATTCAACCAGGAACAAGGAGCTCTGGCACCGTGTTCCCAGACCTGCCCTGCTGAAATCAATATTCCGAAATATATCAGTGAAATAAAAGCCGGAAAATATGCCGAGGCGGTTCAGACCATACGCATGAGAAACCCCCTTCTCCTTTCCTGCGGAAGGGTATGTCCTCATCCCTGTGAAGATATGTGCAGAAGGGGTATTGAGGATGAACCGGTTTCCATTAACCAGCTCAAACGCTTTGTGGCTGACTATGAAATGAATTCCGGTTCCCGGATTCCCATTACTTGTGCCCCTGATACCGGTAAAAAGGTCGCTGTAATTGGCGGCGGGCCTGCCGGACTTTCCTGTGCATATTTTTTAAGGCGCCTCGGTCATCAGGTCGATATCTTTGACGCTATGCCAAAACTTGGCGGTATTATCAGATACGGCATCCCAGAATACAGACTTCCTAAAAAGGTTCTGGATTGGGAAATCCAGGGAATTCTCGATTTAGGAATAAAGGCCTTTACCCAAGTTAAATTCGGAGTAGACTTTGGACTAAGCTCTTTGGTAGCCTCCGGATACAACGCCATATTCATGGGAATTGGTGCCTGGAAGGATTATGCCCTTGGCATTGAAGGGGAAGATCTTGACGGATGTTATAAGGGAATTGAATGGCTTTCGAGATTTTCCAGCGGTCAGGAAATGAAGATAGGAAAAACCGCTGCTATCGTCGGTGGTGGGAACAGCGCCATTGACTGCGTCAGAACACTGAAGCGGCTGGGGCTTGAAAAAGTGTACATTGTTTACAGAAGAACCCGGAAGGAAATGCCTGCCAATGCAGTGGAAATTCATGCAGCCGAAGAGGAAGGGATTGATTTTGTATTCCTTGCAGCCCCCACACGGGTCATTGGAGATGAAAACGGCAAGGTTAAAGGCCTTGAATACCTGAAGATGGAACTGGGTGAACCGGATAAATCCGGTAGAAGACGGCCTGTACCGGTTGAAGGATCTGAAACGGTACTGGACGTTGATATGGTCATCTCTGCCATCAGTCAGGCACCGGATCCCTCTTTTAAGGATACTGATCCAACTCCGAAAATAAAAGATTTGGAATTGACCCGCTGGAATACCATTGACAACAATCCTGAAACCTTGCAAACTTCAATCCCATATATTTTCACCGGGGGTGATTCGGCAACCGGACCTTCCCTTGTTGTTACTGCCATTGGCGGCGGAAGGCGTGCCGCCCGCGCCATCGACCTGTTCCTGAAAGGGAAACCGGTTGAACCGGTCGAAAATTCCTTACTGGGAAAAAGAATCCCTGAATCTATTTTCAAAAAAGTTGATGGCATAACTCCCAGCAAACGGGCAAAAATGCCGGAAATCCCGGTTAGCCAAAGGCTGGATTCAATGATTGAAGTTGATCTGGTTCTGCCCGAAGAGCAGGCGCTTGCCGAGGCTAATCGCTGTCTGAACTGCTGTCGGATCTGCTACAATCCCGATACCGAGTTTCCTATTGCCAAATAA
- a CDS encoding electron transport complex protein RnfA, whose product MGDLFILAISCIFINNILLAQFLGNCPFLGTSKKMETAMGMGMAVVFVLVMAGMITWILDMYLLKALNVEFLRTLSFILVIASLVQFVEMFLKKSIPGLYAGLGIFLPLITTNCAVMGVCLINIKEEYTFIEALVSSFAYAVGFGLALVLFAGVRERIILARVPKALQDTSIGLVTAGLIALIFTVFRGMV is encoded by the coding sequence ATGGGTGATTTATTTATTCTAGCAATTAGCTGTATTTTCATCAACAATATTCTCCTTGCCCAATTCTTAGGTAACTGCCCTTTTCTAGGCACCTCCAAGAAAATGGAGACGGCCATGGGCATGGGAATGGCTGTTGTATTTGTTCTAGTCATGGCAGGCATGATAACCTGGATTTTAGACATGTACCTGCTTAAAGCGCTGAATGTTGAATTTCTGCGCACACTCTCTTTTATTCTGGTCATAGCCTCCTTGGTTCAATTCGTGGAAATGTTCTTAAAAAAGAGTATCCCTGGACTGTATGCAGGCCTGGGTATCTTTCTTCCATTGATTACAACCAACTGCGCGGTTATGGGTGTGTGTCTGATTAACATCAAGGAAGAGTACACCTTTATTGAGGCTCTGGTATCCTCCTTTGCCTATGCCGTAGGTTTTGGTCTTGCCCTGGTTCTGTTCGCAGGCGTCAGGGAAAGAATCATCCTTGCCCGGGTGCCTAAAGCTTTACAGGATACCTCAATCGGTCTTGTGACTGCGGGTCTGATCGCATTGATCTTTACCGTTTTCAGGGGCATGGTTTAG
- the rsxE gene encoding electron transport complex subunit RsxE has protein sequence MAQSLVKEFTKGLWAEIPPFRLVLGLCPTLAVTKTVENGIGMGIATTFVLVFSNILVSMLRNIIPSKVRIACYIVIIATFVTIVEFMMQAYTYELFLKLGIFIPLIVVNCIVLGRAEAFAGKNTVIPSAADGLGMGIGFTMSLAALGAVRELIGAGTLTVWGGSPIFTIGHGYIPFQFMVEAPGAFIGLGLMLCLMNLIGQK, from the coding sequence ATGGCACAATCCCTGGTAAAAGAATTTACAAAAGGTCTGTGGGCGGAAATTCCCCCGTTCCGGCTGGTTCTTGGGCTTTGCCCCACGCTTGCCGTAACCAAGACCGTAGAAAATGGTATAGGCATGGGTATAGCCACCACCTTTGTTCTGGTCTTCTCAAATATTTTAGTCTCCATGCTTAGGAATATAATCCCCTCGAAGGTCAGAATTGCCTGCTATATCGTTATCATCGCCACCTTTGTTACCATTGTGGAATTTATGATGCAGGCGTATACCTATGAACTGTTCCTGAAACTCGGTATTTTCATACCCTTGATTGTTGTAAACTGTATTGTACTGGGCCGGGCAGAAGCCTTTGCCGGTAAAAATACAGTCATTCCGTCTGCGGCTGACGGCTTGGGCATGGGTATTGGTTTTACTATGTCCCTGGCAGCACTCGGGGCTGTACGTGAGCTCATTGGAGCCGGCACGCTGACAGTATGGGGTGGTTCTCCCATCTTTACAATAGGTCATGGCTATATTCCCTTTCAATTCATGGTTGAAGCTCCGGGTGCATTTATCGGCCTGGGCCTAATGCTCTGCCTGATGAACCTCATCGGGCAAAAATAA
- a CDS encoding response regulator transcription factor, with protein sequence METVEKKRVLIIEDESHIAEGIKLNLTLQGYAAKVAVDGIEGLEKWRAWDPDLIVLDIMLPMVDGFSILQTIRREDEKIPVLILSARGDTRDKVRGLKYGVDDYLSKPFDLEEFLLRVERLVKRKEWYEPPGKERRKSGCPLFEGTAYSFGTNHIDFVTSTARCAAGEVVLTEQEITLLRIFIAHQGKPLSRKMLLKAGWGYARDTSTRTVDNFIVRFRKYFESKPKSPVYFKSRRSVGYIFEPGE encoded by the coding sequence ATGGAAACGGTTGAAAAAAAACGTGTTTTGATCATAGAGGATGAATCCCATATTGCCGAGGGGATTAAGCTGAACCTCACCCTCCAGGGATATGCGGCCAAAGTGGCTGTAGACGGGATTGAAGGCCTTGAAAAATGGCGTGCCTGGGACCCTGATCTTATTGTTCTGGACATTATGCTGCCCATGGTTGACGGGTTTTCCATTCTCCAGACCATCCGCCGGGAGGATGAAAAAATCCCTGTGCTGATTTTATCGGCCCGGGGGGACACCCGGGATAAGGTTCGGGGGTTGAAATACGGGGTGGATGATTACCTGTCTAAGCCCTTTGATCTTGAAGAATTTCTTTTGCGTGTGGAGCGTCTTGTCAAACGCAAGGAATGGTATGAACCGCCCGGAAAAGAGAGAAGAAAATCAGGCTGTCCTTTATTTGAAGGCACCGCCTATTCCTTTGGGACAAACCACATTGATTTTGTAACATCAACGGCCCGGTGTGCAGCCGGTGAAGTGGTCCTGACCGAGCAGGAGATCACCTTGCTGCGGATTTTTATTGCCCATCAGGGAAAACCCCTGTCCCGGAAAATGCTTCTAAAAGCCGGATGGGGATATGCCAGGGACACCTCCACCCGGACCGTGGACAACTTTATTGTCAGATTCAGAAAATATTTTGAATCCAAGCCCAAGTCCCCGGTCTATTTTAAAAGCCGCAGATCCGTAGGTTATATTTTTGAACCCGGGGAATAA
- a CDS encoding DUF2325 domain-containing protein, whose product MNTGKWFLNIWEIERNFKCPVIGAMLSVDKHKDILKKCGWDVSGLKPYEYHSYLMGSMGDENAVSVKTNNYIRHQAGKYMKQIAALYKKKDAKGVRSLWYDYSARGIIGPVMYAIVSHRDTNVKLLQDIHGEVHMISHANMTEIFSIRRKLETVDQILDREKNKSYEKGKKIRDLVSQLKQASEEKSFLARENVWLKKKLEALEHQIVLHEPSGPELNRDIERLEQELISQRDETLRAEREKKQLEIQLFSTRNENSILKKEFAQLSSVFAPGTDNLHTCRKSGNCPVTGDCPGEDCPRRRLCARRIFMIGGITKMKSYYRQIVEKAGGEFDYHDGYLKNSSEDLAAKVRRCDVVVCPVSCNSHNACLKVKNLCTRYNKELKILNSASLSAVTKALIVPDDTVNIN is encoded by the coding sequence ATGAATACAGGGAAGTGGTTTTTAAATATTTGGGAAATTGAACGTAATTTTAAATGTCCCGTGATTGGAGCCATGTTGTCTGTGGACAAGCATAAAGATATTCTTAAGAAATGCGGATGGGATGTCAGCGGTCTCAAGCCCTATGAATACCACTCTTATCTTATGGGATCCATGGGAGATGAAAATGCGGTGTCCGTCAAGACAAACAACTATATCCGGCATCAGGCCGGAAAATATATGAAGCAGATTGCAGCCCTTTACAAAAAAAAAGATGCAAAGGGCGTAAGATCCTTATGGTATGACTATTCGGCCCGGGGTATCATCGGGCCGGTAATGTATGCCATTGTTTCCCATAGGGATACGAATGTTAAGTTGCTTCAGGATATCCATGGTGAAGTTCATATGATTTCCCATGCCAATATGACTGAAATTTTTAGTATCCGGCGCAAGCTGGAAACTGTTGATCAGATCCTGGATCGAGAAAAGAACAAAAGTTATGAAAAAGGCAAAAAAATTCGGGACCTGGTCAGTCAGTTAAAGCAGGCAAGTGAAGAAAAGAGTTTTCTTGCAAGGGAAAACGTTTGGCTCAAAAAGAAACTTGAGGCACTTGAACACCAAATCGTTTTGCATGAGCCGTCAGGCCCTGAATTGAATCGCGATATTGAGCGTCTTGAACAGGAATTGATCAGCCAAAGGGATGAGACGCTTCGGGCGGAACGGGAGAAAAAACAACTTGAGATTCAATTATTCAGTACCAGAAATGAGAACTCAATACTCAAGAAAGAGTTTGCACAGCTCTCTTCGGTCTTTGCCCCCGGGACGGATAATTTACACACCTGCCGAAAATCTGGAAATTGTCCCGTAACAGGAGACTGCCCCGGCGAGGATTGTCCAAGGCGACGCCTGTGCGCCAGACGGATCTTTATGATAGGTGGAATTACGAAAATGAAATCCTACTACCGGCAGATTGTTGAAAAGGCCGGGGGAGAATTTGACTATCATGACGGTTATCTTAAAAATAGCAGTGAGGATCTTGCTGCTAAAGTCAGACGATGTGATGTTGTTGTATGCCCAGTAAGCTGCAACAGTCATAATGCCTGTTTAAAGGTCAAGAATTTGTGTACACGGTACAATAAAGAGTTGAAAATTTTAAATAGCGCAAGCCTTTCAGCCGTTACTAAAGCGTTGATTGTTCCCGATGATACCGTAAATATCAATTAG
- a CDS encoding RnfABCDGE type electron transport complex subunit D, with amino-acid sequence MTNTKLIVSHAPFWHTGDSLFQQNLNFIIALLPAALFGVLNFGAPALGVLTLATSSAMLWEVIMSVISKQKIAIGNMESAVIGLLLGMMVPATMPWWVVITGTFVAVVLGKYAFGGTGGNPFHPTLVGIAILMMSWPALLDFDTAYVSYQFDFTALAPLAALKSQGTSALASFSNYDLLMGKEVGGIGSTFGLGIIIGGIYLMLRGYARWEIVVSFIAGILITATIFYLLHPDTYAPPIFHLFAGYTLIGAFFLAVENSSSPVHLIPMLIYGFLGGFMIILVRNIGIYPDGTILSILLINLINPLIDVIKPKALGKGVPNA; translated from the coding sequence ATGACAAACACTAAATTGATCGTTTCCCATGCCCCGTTCTGGCATACCGGAGACAGCCTGTTTCAACAGAATCTGAATTTTATTATCGCTCTTTTACCGGCCGCACTTTTCGGTGTTCTCAATTTTGGTGCGCCTGCCCTTGGGGTGTTGACACTTGCCACTTCATCAGCCATGCTCTGGGAAGTGATCATGTCAGTCATATCCAAGCAAAAAATTGCCATAGGCAATATGGAATCTGCGGTCATCGGCCTGCTATTGGGCATGATGGTTCCAGCCACAATGCCGTGGTGGGTTGTAATCACCGGGACATTTGTTGCGGTCGTCTTAGGTAAATATGCATTCGGCGGTACCGGCGGTAATCCTTTCCATCCGACGCTGGTGGGTATTGCCATTCTCATGATGTCTTGGCCCGCCCTCTTAGACTTCGACACAGCTTATGTATCATATCAGTTTGATTTCACCGCCCTTGCACCTTTGGCAGCGCTGAAATCCCAGGGCACATCCGCTCTGGCCTCATTCTCCAACTACGATCTGCTCATGGGCAAGGAAGTTGGCGGTATTGGCTCCACTTTCGGACTTGGCATCATTATCGGCGGAATTTATCTGATGTTAAGGGGTTATGCCAGATGGGAAATTGTTGTTTCGTTCATCGCAGGCATTCTGATTACCGCAACGATTTTCTATCTGCTTCATCCGGATACATATGCCCCGCCGATATTTCACTTGTTCGCAGGATATACCCTTATAGGCGCCTTCTTCCTGGCTGTTGAAAATTCATCCTCCCCGGTTCATCTCATTCCCATGCTGATTTACGGATTTTTAGGTGGGTTCATGATCATTCTGGTCCGCAATATAGGTATTTATCCGGACGGCACGATCCTGTCCATCCTGTTGATAAACCTTATCAATCCGCTGATTGATGTAATAAAACCCAAAGCCCTTGGAAAGGGGGTGCCCAATGCGTGA
- a CDS encoding 4Fe-4S dicluster domain-containing protein: MIKRSFFALSKPRLTYDMLDTSLQSAEELAVPGSLTLLLSEEIDSAKKALIGPGDVVKKGQKLKLYEDSTPYVLSPVAGTIKGFDSYSDDFGNKATYILIKPDPAIKGDDQWAQTNLEETLEFAADYLGQIPGALPVSTLTNPNYDIRTIVVTGADTDILCDTCQFVCTAYAGLMVAGAKILKAMTRADRLCITVPENLSAQMDLDGFNVLRTSDTYPSTLPAMVMKDHLGKELSPGAIPEDAGVYFVSPEALVSLARTYETGHPVFDKIVTLIDKGGKKYRVKATIGTPISKIFSCFNVQINERDRIIIGGPMRGFATYTVHHPVVPDMDTIIVQDRNVIPELSDNACVNCGECVRICPANVPVNLLVRYLEANLYEEAADRFDLESCIECGLCGYVCRARIPLYQYIRLGKHQLLTLRENA; encoded by the coding sequence ATGATTAAACGATCTTTTTTCGCTCTATCCAAACCCAGGTTGACGTATGATATGCTTGATACGTCCCTGCAATCCGCCGAGGAACTTGCAGTGCCTGGCAGTCTTACCCTTCTTTTGTCCGAAGAAATCGACAGCGCAAAAAAGGCTTTGATCGGCCCGGGAGACGTTGTCAAAAAAGGGCAGAAATTAAAGCTTTACGAAGATAGTACACCTTATGTACTGTCTCCTGTTGCAGGTACGATCAAGGGATTTGATTCCTACTCCGATGACTTCGGCAACAAGGCAACCTATATATTGATCAAGCCCGATCCAGCAATCAAAGGCGATGATCAATGGGCCCAGACAAATCTGGAAGAAACCCTTGAGTTTGCAGCCGATTATCTTGGACAGATTCCCGGAGCATTGCCTGTTTCAACCCTGACGAACCCAAACTATGATATCCGGACCATTGTTGTGACAGGTGCAGACACAGATATATTGTGTGACACCTGTCAATTCGTCTGTACGGCATATGCGGGACTGATGGTCGCCGGAGCCAAGATTCTGAAAGCGATGACCCGTGCCGACCGGCTCTGCATTACAGTACCTGAAAATCTTTCAGCACAGATGGACCTTGATGGTTTTAATGTACTCAGAACATCAGATACATACCCGTCCACTCTGCCCGCCATGGTGATGAAAGATCATTTGGGTAAAGAACTTTCACCGGGTGCGATCCCTGAAGATGCTGGTGTCTATTTTGTCAGCCCAGAAGCTCTGGTTTCCCTTGCCCGGACTTACGAAACCGGGCACCCTGTGTTTGACAAAATCGTCACCCTGATCGACAAAGGCGGAAAAAAATACCGGGTCAAGGCAACCATAGGCACACCCATCAGTAAAATATTTTCCTGTTTTAATGTTCAGATCAATGAACGGGACCGGATCATCATCGGAGGACCCATGCGCGGATTTGCCACGTATACGGTTCATCATCCCGTGGTTCCGGATATGGATACCATCATTGTACAGGACAGAAATGTTATCCCCGAACTTTCGGACAATGCCTGTGTCAATTGCGGCGAGTGTGTCCGCATCTGCCCGGCCAATGTACCCGTGAACCTGCTGGTACGGTATCTTGAAGCAAACCTTTATGAAGAGGCTGCAGACAGGTTTGATCTGGAATCCTGTATAGAGTGCGGGCTTTGCGGCTATGTATGCAGGGCCAGAATTCCTTTATATCAGTATATCCGCTTGGGCAAGCATCAACTGTTGACCCTTCGTGAAAATGCTTGA
- the rnfG gene encoding RnfABCDGE type electron transport complex subunit G: protein MREMLSMIVVLTVLTAVSGGLLAAVEKTTKPQIEEQVLKFQKAPAIKEIFTDITNNPIQERVDVTVDDTTLQVFPGILGDGQKAVAFEAKGTGFGGPVGLMVGINLETDEIIAVRVTTHSETPGIGSRAKEDLSFVSQFAGMSMSANFGLKNGGGSIDGMSGATVTSVGVSQAAIAAQALYKKLKPEIVKQIAN, encoded by the coding sequence ATGCGTGAGATGCTAAGTATGATTGTGGTACTGACCGTTCTCACGGCAGTATCCGGCGGCCTTCTGGCAGCTGTTGAAAAAACAACCAAGCCCCAGATTGAAGAGCAGGTCTTAAAATTCCAGAAAGCACCCGCCATCAAAGAAATTTTCACGGATATCACCAATAATCCAATCCAGGAACGTGTTGACGTAACTGTTGATGATACCACACTTCAGGTATTCCCGGGTATTCTTGGCGACGGACAGAAAGCCGTTGCATTTGAAGCCAAAGGTACCGGATTTGGTGGGCCTGTCGGCCTGATGGTCGGTATCAACCTTGAAACCGATGAAATCATCGCGGTACGCGTTACAACCCACTCGGAAACCCCCGGCATCGGTTCCAGGGCAAAAGAGGACTTGTCCTTTGTCTCCCAGTTTGCCGGTATGTCCATGTCCGCCAATTTTGGACTTAAGAACGGCGGCGGAAGCATTGATGGCATGTCCGGTGCAACAGTCACGTCAGTCGGTGTTAGCCAGGCCGCAATAGCAGCCCAGGCACTATACAAGAAACTGAAACCTGAAATCGTTAAACAGATCGCTAACTAA
- a CDS encoding SoxR reducing system RseC family protein, producing MITEDGIVTHATPETAWIKTTRSAACESCASKDSCGVSHHPSEEMTIILPNTLGVEEGDHVIVGIHSAPMLFLSFFLYVFPIILLIIGALIGDALAPVLEMSSSALSMGFGFLLFAVAFLIIRKKQAGMSKKDKYKPFLVRKKNPIRS from the coding sequence ATGATTACCGAAGACGGCATTGTCACCCACGCCACACCCGAAACAGCCTGGATTAAAACCACCCGTTCAGCAGCCTGCGAAAGCTGTGCGTCAAAAGACTCCTGCGGCGTCAGCCATCACCCTTCCGAAGAAATGACCATTATCCTTCCAAACACCCTTGGCGTGGAAGAAGGAGATCACGTGATTGTGGGCATTCATTCAGCCCCCATGCTTTTTTTAAGTTTCTTTCTTTATGTATTCCCAATCATCCTGCTCATCATTGGTGCACTTATCGGGGATGCCCTTGCCCCTGTCTTGGAAATGAGTAGTTCTGCACTATCCATGGGGTTTGGTTTTTTACTGTTTGCAGTCGCTTTTCTCATCATCAGAAAAAAGCAAGCAGGCATGTCAAAAAAAGACAAATATAAACCGTTTCTGGTTAGAAAGAAAAATCCGATCCGCTCCTAA